The following are encoded in a window of Anoplopoma fimbria isolate UVic2021 breed Golden Eagle Sablefish chromosome 3, Afim_UVic_2022, whole genome shotgun sequence genomic DNA:
- the thap4 gene encoding THAP domain-containing protein 4, producing the protein MACPVNHTAELNPAILHLDWLLGTWESDEPGEGCFPTIKPFRYTETLTFSHVGQPVINFMFNAFHAETKKPLHRECGFIRMQPGSNRVAFIIAQNSGLVEIEEGELTQQQLNLQSQAMARISFAREPHVQKISRVIQLRPDGRLEQTVSMATDNQPLMQHLHITYRRQASFT; encoded by the exons ATGGCGTGTCCAGTCAATCACACAG CGGAGTTGAACCCAGCCATCCTCCATCTAGACTGGCTGCTGGGTACCTGGGAGTCAGATGAACCTGGAGAGGGCTGTTTTCCTACCATTAAACCTTTCCGCTACACAGAGACACTGACCTTCAGCCACGTGGGACAACCAGTCATCAACTTCAT GTTCAATGCCTTCCATGCAGAGACCAAGAAGCCTCTTCACAGGGAGTGTGGCTTCATCCGGATGCAGCCAGGATCCAACAGAGTGGCGTTCATCATCGCACAGAACTCAG gTCTGGTGGAGATTGAGGAGGGAGAGctgacacagcagcagctgaacCTGCAGAGCCAGGCGATGGCAAGAATCTCTTTTGCCAGAGAGCCGCATGTACAAAAG ATTTCTAGAGTGATTCAGCTCCGACCAGATGGGAGGCTGGAGCAGacagtttccatggcaacagacaACCAACCACTGATGCAGCACTTGCACATCACCTACCGTCGGCAGGCTTCTTTTACTTGA
- the agxtb gene encoding alanine--glyoxylate and serine--pyruvate aminotransferase b, protein MQRALFSRSALLAQQAAAALDSPLLQRLDRSMSSVTIPPPACMLRPLEAPLRYLFGPGPSNVPPRILSAQARPIIGHLHPEMYEIMNDIKRGIQYIFQTENNMTIAMSGSGHAAMECAVFNTVEPGESVLVAINGIWGERVAEIAERMGANVHRMVKAPGGYFSNKEIEQAVEKHKPVLFFLTHGESSAGLCHPVDGIGDICRKHNCLFLVDTVASLGATPIFMDKQNIDILYSGSQKALNAPPGTAPISFNERACHKMFNRKTKPVSYLFDMTHLSNYWGCDGQPARLYHHTGPVSGFFALREGLAIVAEKGLEESWKKHREVASYLYRGLEDLGLKLFIPERDLRLPSVTTIAIPEGYNWRELLAYIMKHHQMEMTGGLGPSIGMVMRIGLMGYNCEKTNADMALHALADALKNCKKSKV, encoded by the exons ATGCAGCGGGCTTTGTTCAGCCGGAGCGCGCTGCTCGcccagcaggcagcagcagccctcGACAGTCCTCTTCTCCAGCGGCTGGACCGCTCCATGTCCTCCGTCACCATCCCGCCGCCAGCATGCATGCTCCGGCCGTTGGAAGCTCCACTGCGTTACCTGTTCGGACCGGGACCCTCAAACGTTCCTCCACGTATCTTATCTGCACAGGCCAGGCCGATAATTGGTCACCTGCATCCAGAAATGTATGAG ATCATGAATGACATCAAGCGAGGGATCCAGTACATCTTTCAGACAGAGAACAACATGACCATAGCTATGAGTGGCTCCGGGCACGCGGCCATGGAGTGTGCAGTGTTCAACACGGTGGAGCCCGGAGAGAGCGTGCTCGTTGCCATTAACGGAATCTGGGGAGAGCGCGTTGCAGAAATTGCCGAAAGAATGG gtgCCAATGTACATAGAATGGTAAAAGCACCTGGAGGATATTTCAGCAATAAGGAAATTGAACAG gctgtagaaaaacacaagcCTGTCCTGTTTTTCCTCACACATGGAGAGTCTTCCGCTGGCCTCTGTCACCCAGTAGACGGCATTGGAGATATCTGCAGAAA ACATAACTGCCTCTTCCTGGTTGACACGGTTGCATCTCTTGGTGCAACGCCAATTTTCATGGACAAACAAA ATATCGACATCCTCTACAGTGGTTCTCAGAAGGCTCTGAATGCGCCTCCTGGCACAGCACCCATTTCCTTCAATGAGAGAGCATG CCACAAGATGTTTAACCGGAAAACAAAGCCAGTATCCTACCTCTTTGATATGACGCATTTGTCGAACTACTGGGGTTGTGATGGCCAACCAGCAAGACT GTACCACCACACCGGTCCAGTGTCTGGATTCTTCGCCCTGAGAGAGGGTCTGGCAATTGTTGCTGAGAAG GGGCTGGAGGAGTCCTGGAAGAAACACAGGGAGGTGGCATCCTACCTGTACAGAGGACTGGAGGATTTGGGCCTCAAGCTCTTCATCCCTGAACGG GACTTAAGGCTTCCCTCTGTCACCACCATCGCCATTCCTGAGGGCTACAACTGGAGGGAGTTGCTGGCCTACATCATGAAACACCACCAGATGGAGATGACCGGAGGCCTAGGCCCTTCCATTGGCATG GTGATGAGGATCGGATTGATGGGATACAACTGCGAGAAGACTAATGCTGACATGGCACTGCATGCCCTGGCAGATGCTCTCAAGAACTGCAAAAAGAGCAAGGTTTAA